In a single window of the Littorina saxatilis isolate snail1 linkage group LG3, US_GU_Lsax_2.0, whole genome shotgun sequence genome:
- the LOC138961850 gene encoding glycoprotein endo-alpha-1,2-mannosidase-like, translated as MARGFKPMPPSVRRYLMFLFIVCVTSVVSVIIYFLSERDLLHVRKGQNSAKLFEERPSQNLELTSKLQEAATLKTDNRRDDKLTGSKLVESSKDSALNYNVHLFYYPWYGNPETDGRYVHWNHQYLPHWRKEEMRKWPLGVHVPPDDIGANFYPALGPYSSADPDTVDKHMAQVQSSGAGVIVVSWYPPGQADENGKPFDSLIPLILDKADKHGVKVAIHIEPYKNRSGETLKQHVKYVVNTYGKHPGLYRRQVGGRHLPVFYIYDSYQVDSASWAQALKPEGRHSLRGTDYDGIFLGLYLNNEDEHRLLTAGFDGFYTYFAANGFTRGSSWSNWKAIADFARKNQLLFVPSVGPGYVDTRVRPWNALTTRKRLQGQYFRQALQSALDAKVGVVSVTSFNEWHEGTQIEAAVPKTISGFKYEDYAPRNPDFYLHMLKEYVDKFAK; from the exons ATGGCGCGTGGTTTTAAACCAATGCCTCCCAGTGTCCGGCGCTACCTGatgtttcttttcatcgtctgTGTGACATCTGTTGTCAGCGTCATCATCTACTTTTTGTCAGAGCGGGATCTGCTACACGTTCGCAAAGGGCAGAACAGTGCAAAACTCTTCGAGGAAAGGCCATCACAGAATTTGGAATTGACCAGCAAACTTCAAGAGGCTGCTACTTTGAAAACTGACAACAGAAGAGATGATAAGCTGACTGGTTCTAAACTGGTTGAGTCTAGCAAGGACTCAGCTCTGAACTACAATGTTCACCTGTTCTATTACCCTTGGTATGGAAACCCGGAAACGGACGGCAGATACGTTCACTGGAACCATCAATACCTTCCCCACTGGCGCAAGGAGGAGATGCGTAAGTGGCCGCTGGGTGTGCACGTGCCCCCTGACGACATCGGTGCCAATTTCTACCCAGCGCTGGGTCCCTACAGCTCTGCAGACCCTGACACTGTGGACAAACACATGGCGCAAGTCCAGTCCTCAGGAGCTG GTGTGATTGTAGTGTCGTGGTATCCTCCTGGCCAGGCCGATGAGAATGGCAAGCCTTTTGACAGCCTCATTCCTCTTATCTTGGACAAAGCCGACAAACATGGCGTCAAA GTTGCTATTCACATTGAGCCCTACAAgaacagaagcggagagacacTGAAGCAGCACGTGAAGTATGTGGTCAACACGTACGGGAAGCACCCAGGGTTGTACAGGAGACAGGTAGGTGGGAGACACCTGCCCGTGTTCTACATTTACGATTCGTACCAGGTAGACTCTGCCTCCTGGGCGCAGGCTCTCAAGCCAGAAGGACGACACAGTCTCCGTGGAACGGACTATGACGGTATTTTTCTCGGCCTGTACCTCAACAACGAAGACGAACACAGGCTGCTTACTGCGGGGTTTGATGGTTTCTACACCTACTTTGCTGCAAACGGATTCACAAGGGGAAGTTCATGGTCAAACTGGAAAGCCATTGCAGATTTTGCCAGAAAGAATCAACTTTTGTTTGTACCCAGCGTGGGCCCTGGTTATGTAGACACACGCGTTCGGCCATGGAATGCGTTAACAACGAGAAAACGTCTTCAGGGGCAGTACTTCCGTCAGGCGTTACAGTCAGCGTTGGATGCGAAGGTGGGTGTGGTCTCCGTGACCTCTTTCAACGAATGGCACGAGGGGACCCAGATTGAGGCTGCTGTGCCAAAGACAATCAGCGGGTTCAAGTACGAAGACTACGCTCCAAGAAATCCAGACTTTTACCTTCACATGTTGAAAGAGTACGTGGATAAATTTGCAAAGTAG